A window of the Paenibacillus antri genome harbors these coding sequences:
- a CDS encoding LacI family DNA-binding transcriptional regulator, translated as MPRRVSMQTIADSLRLSKFAVSRALSGKPGVSEETRRSVLAAARALGYRLPKGAPEAEAAEPIGGAAYALIWMDPTMQNESSYWARLLTGVTTACRDLGWEHAVVSPRPDAPPTFPAYMDREACIGHIAVGTLSAETLASVQAMGGPLVLLDHEEPLVRADAVLNANADGAELLTNHLLFAGRRSFVFVGDDAFAPSFRERWRGCRQAIDAFGGGKGARLRKWTVPYAEPRWADGLHATLAALGAGELPDAFVCANDHIALETLRGLRRAGRRVPDDCAVAGFDNVEASAAGDPPLTTVELAKEALGRRAAEQLARRKEKPGEQPEKILLSARLVPRASG; from the coding sequence ATGCCCCGACGCGTCTCCATGCAGACGATCGCCGATTCGCTGCGCCTCTCGAAATTCGCCGTCTCCCGCGCGCTGTCCGGCAAGCCGGGCGTCAGCGAGGAGACGCGCCGCTCCGTCCTCGCCGCGGCGCGCGCGCTCGGCTACCGGCTGCCGAAGGGCGCACCCGAAGCGGAAGCGGCCGAGCCGATCGGCGGGGCCGCATACGCGTTAATTTGGATGGATCCGACGATGCAAAACGAATCCTCCTACTGGGCGCGCCTGCTGACGGGCGTGACGACGGCCTGCCGCGACCTCGGTTGGGAGCACGCCGTCGTCTCGCCGAGACCCGACGCCCCGCCGACCTTCCCCGCCTACATGGACCGCGAGGCATGCATCGGCCACATCGCCGTCGGCACGCTGTCCGCGGAGACGCTCGCGTCGGTGCAGGCGATGGGCGGGCCGCTCGTGCTGCTCGATCACGAGGAGCCGCTCGTCCGGGCCGACGCCGTCTTGAACGCCAACGCGGACGGCGCCGAGCTGCTGACGAACCATCTGCTGTTCGCCGGGCGGCGCTCGTTCGTCTTCGTCGGCGACGACGCGTTCGCGCCGAGCTTCCGGGAACGCTGGCGCGGCTGCCGGCAGGCGATCGACGCCTTCGGCGGCGGCAAAGGCGCGCGGCTGCGCAAGTGGACGGTGCCGTACGCCGAGCCCCGCTGGGCCGACGGCCTGCACGCGACGCTGGCCGCGCTCGGCGCCGGCGAGCTGCCGGACGCGTTCGTCTGCGCGAACGACCATATCGCGCTCGAGACGCTGCGCGGGCTGCGCCGCGCCGGCCGTCGCGTCCCGGACGACTGCGCCGTCGCCGGCTTCGACAATGTCGAAGCGTCGGCCGCGGGCGACCCGCCGCTCACGACGGTCGAGCTCGCCAAGGAAGCGCTCGGCCGCCGCGCCGCGGAGCAGCTCGCCCGGCGGAAGGAGAAGCCCGGGGAGCAGCCGGAGAAAATTCTGCTCTCCGCGCGGCTCGTCCCCCGGGCGTCCGGATAA
- a CDS encoding glycoside hydrolase family 2 protein, with the protein MTSPRPDYPRPQFVRDAWESLNGEWEFAFDDARVGLSAKWQKGETPLDKRIQVPFSFESKLSGIGETGFHDVVWYRKTWKAPASFAGKRVLLHFGAVDYESSVWVNGELVATHLGGHTPFSADVTEALSASGDNVIVVRAEDRGKDLFQPRGKQFWEEKSRAIWYTRTTGIWQSVWAESVSPIYLEKVKYAPDIDTNEIRIRAFVNGSIEGRDVMLRTVITFKGEFVAEDLVRVRDAEESRRVKLPGLNDHGMDRMWSPNRPNLYDVEYELLVDGASVDRAKSYFGMRKASIENGKFNLNNRPYFMKLVLDQGYFPDGNLTPPSDEAIKRDVELTKAMGFNGARKHQKVEDPRYLYWCDVLGLLVWGEMANACDFSETYSRRMTAEWQEAVERDYNHPCIVAWVPINESWGVPNIQIDERQQQHALAMYHLTKSLDPSRPVVSNDGWELVKTDLFTIHDYESRQEVLEQRYSTVESAVNAMPANRRLSVGGFEYEGQPILVTEFGGIAFKKSDWEGWGYSGASDDEDYLKRLRAVIQPLRRSGVVQGYCYTQLTDVEQEINGLLTYDRTPKVPLEKIKEILDAR; encoded by the coding sequence ATGACGTCGCCAAGACCGGATTATCCGCGCCCGCAATTCGTGCGGGATGCTTGGGAAAGCTTGAACGGAGAGTGGGAATTTGCGTTCGACGACGCGCGCGTCGGCCTGTCGGCCAAGTGGCAGAAGGGTGAGACGCCGCTCGATAAGCGGATTCAAGTGCCGTTCTCGTTCGAGAGCAAGCTGAGCGGCATCGGCGAGACGGGTTTCCACGACGTCGTCTGGTACAGGAAGACATGGAAGGCGCCGGCTTCGTTCGCGGGCAAGCGAGTGCTGCTGCACTTCGGCGCGGTCGATTACGAGTCCAGCGTGTGGGTGAACGGCGAGCTCGTCGCGACGCATCTCGGCGGCCATACGCCGTTTTCGGCGGACGTCACGGAAGCGCTGAGCGCGAGCGGCGACAACGTCATCGTCGTGCGGGCGGAGGACCGCGGGAAGGACTTGTTCCAACCGCGGGGCAAGCAGTTCTGGGAGGAGAAATCCCGCGCCATCTGGTACACGCGGACGACGGGCATCTGGCAGTCGGTGTGGGCGGAGTCCGTATCCCCGATCTACTTGGAGAAGGTGAAATACGCGCCGGACATCGATACGAACGAAATTCGCATCCGCGCGTTCGTGAACGGTTCGATCGAGGGCCGAGACGTGATGCTGCGGACCGTCATCACGTTCAAGGGCGAATTCGTGGCGGAGGATCTCGTCCGCGTCCGCGACGCCGAAGAGAGCCGTCGGGTGAAGCTGCCCGGCTTGAACGATCACGGCATGGACCGGATGTGGTCGCCGAACCGGCCGAATTTGTACGACGTCGAATACGAGCTGCTCGTCGACGGCGCGTCGGTCGACCGGGCGAAGAGCTATTTCGGGATGCGCAAGGCATCGATCGAAAACGGGAAGTTCAATCTGAACAACCGGCCGTATTTCATGAAGCTCGTGCTCGATCAAGGCTACTTCCCGGACGGCAACCTGACGCCGCCGAGCGACGAAGCGATCAAGCGCGACGTCGAGCTGACGAAGGCGATGGGCTTCAACGGCGCGCGGAAGCATCAGAAGGTGGAGGATCCGCGGTATTTGTATTGGTGCGACGTGCTCGGGCTTCTCGTCTGGGGAGAGATGGCGAACGCCTGCGACTTCTCGGAGACGTATTCGCGCCGCATGACCGCGGAATGGCAGGAGGCGGTCGAGCGCGACTACAACCATCCTTGCATCGTGGCATGGGTGCCGATCAACGAAAGCTGGGGCGTGCCGAACATCCAGATCGACGAGCGGCAGCAGCAGCACGCGCTGGCGATGTACCATCTGACGAAGTCGCTCGATCCGTCGCGGCCGGTCGTCTCGAACGACGGCTGGGAGCTCGTGAAGACGGACCTGTTCACGATTCACGATTACGAGTCGCGTCAAGAGGTGCTCGAGCAGCGATACAGCACTGTGGAGAGCGCGGTGAACGCGATGCCGGCGAACCGTCGGCTCAGCGTCGGCGGCTTCGAGTACGAGGGGCAGCCGATTCTCGTCACGGAGTTCGGCGGCATCGCGTTCAAGAAGAGCGATTGGGAAGGCTGGGGGTATTCCGGCGCCAGCGACGACGAAGATTACTTGAAGCGGCTGCGCGCCGTCATTCAGCCGCTTCGCCGCTCCGGCGTCGTGCAAGGGTACTGCTATACGCAGCTTACCGACGTCGAACAAGAAATCAACGGCCTCCTTACGTACGACCGTACGCCGAAGGTGCCGCTCGAGAAAATCAAAGAAATTTTGGACGCGCGATAA
- a CDS encoding ArsR/SmtB family transcription factor: MRLQADRTNVAIFECFSSESRLRIIELLNERPMNIKELADAVGLSSAIVTKHVQKMEEAGLLVTESIAGKRGMQKLCRLALDELTLVLKRGPAAGERPASANRYEVSLPVGQYSSCAVKPTCGLASEHGMIGMVDDPRYFSDPEHVKASHLWFGSGFVEYRIPNYLLRNQTALSLDISLEICSEAPGFNENWPSDISFYVNDRLLGTWTCPGDFGETRGVYTPEWWINRSQYGLLKTLSVGPTGAYIDGVRLSDVTLDALGLAYGETISFRIAALETARNVGGVTLFGKGFGNYNQDIHVSLTYA, encoded by the coding sequence GTGCGGCTGCAAGCGGATCGTACGAATGTAGCGATCTTCGAATGCTTCTCGTCCGAATCGAGGCTTCGCATAATCGAGCTGTTGAACGAACGGCCGATGAACATTAAAGAGCTGGCGGACGCGGTGGGCTTGTCCTCCGCGATCGTAACGAAGCATGTACAGAAAATGGAGGAAGCCGGACTTCTCGTCACCGAGTCGATCGCAGGCAAGCGAGGCATGCAGAAGCTGTGCCGGCTCGCCCTGGACGAGCTGACGCTCGTGCTGAAGCGAGGGCCGGCGGCAGGGGAGCGCCCCGCCTCGGCCAACCGGTACGAGGTGTCGCTCCCGGTCGGCCAATATTCGAGCTGCGCGGTCAAGCCGACCTGCGGCCTCGCCTCGGAGCACGGCATGATCGGCATGGTGGACGATCCGCGGTATTTCTCCGATCCGGAGCATGTGAAGGCGAGCCATCTGTGGTTCGGCAGCGGCTTCGTGGAATACCGCATTCCGAATTACTTGCTGCGGAATCAGACGGCGCTCAGCCTCGACATCTCTTTGGAAATCTGCTCGGAGGCGCCGGGTTTCAACGAAAATTGGCCTTCCGATATCAGCTTCTACGTGAACGATCGCTTGCTCGGCACGTGGACGTGTCCGGGCGACTTCGGGGAGACGCGCGGGGTGTATACGCCGGAGTGGTGGATCAACCGTTCGCAGTACGGCTTGCTGAAGACGTTGTCCGTCGGACCGACGGGCGCCTACATCGACGGCGTTCGCCTGTCGGACGTGACGCTCGACGCGCTCGGTCTCGCCTACGGCGAGACGATCTCGTTCCGCATCGCCGCCCTCGAGACGGCGCGCAACGTCGGCGGGGTTACGCTGTTCGGGAAGGGCTTCGGCAACTATAACCAGGACATCCATGTGTCGCTGACGTATGCGTAG
- a CDS encoding ATP-binding protein: MRPAELLAESKARCIRSGLDPGELPAFSDRLTASELQARRIAFQEVLEVTNCFIDKFLSAAPDDPLLILMTDAEGCVLALRGNAAMERQVRRFGIVEGVRFTEDMGPSSIALSLSCGQPVLLLGKDHYQEALHGVACCTALLRRDAGAAPAGTLTFMTGLDDAHPHLLALLCATADSIERELLQRGRNEQLHMLNQALIENKHYGVVVTDEAGVVVECNALSVGMLGPALAPSVSALSFEPIAAIFRHVLEERTERMGEELVLTGREPFERAMLDVVPIFDGAGRLVRVFGLLRDMTERHKTEELLRNTEKLVVAGQLAVGIAHEVRNPLTTVKGLLQYSKSRAEPAYYDLIMSELDRMNLIVSEFMILGKPEAPSHRPIDARAVLRELLAIFDTQASRNGVEIATTGVDELPLSGDPNQLKQVYLNVLKNAMDALPFGGRIDIRFETSGGERRIRFADDGKGMSEETLRRIGDPFFTTKPDGNGLGMMIVKRIVASHGGRLSIESEVGRGTVVELAFPGDGS, translated from the coding sequence ATGAGACCGGCGGAACTGTTGGCAGAATCCAAAGCTCGTTGCATCCGGTCGGGGCTGGATCCGGGGGAGCTCCCCGCATTCTCGGATCGCTTGACCGCCTCGGAGCTGCAGGCTAGAAGAATCGCGTTTCAAGAGGTATTGGAAGTGACGAATTGTTTTATCGATAAATTTCTGTCCGCCGCGCCGGACGATCCGCTGCTCATTCTTATGACGGACGCCGAAGGGTGCGTGCTGGCGCTGCGAGGCAACGCCGCGATGGAACGGCAAGTTCGACGGTTCGGCATCGTAGAAGGCGTGAGATTCACCGAGGACATGGGGCCGAGTTCCATCGCATTGTCGCTGAGCTGCGGACAACCGGTGCTGCTGCTCGGGAAGGATCACTATCAAGAGGCGCTGCACGGCGTAGCGTGCTGCACGGCGTTGTTGCGACGCGATGCCGGGGCGGCGCCTGCGGGGACGCTGACGTTCATGACGGGACTCGACGACGCGCATCCCCATTTGCTCGCGCTGCTGTGCGCGACGGCGGATTCCATCGAGCGGGAGCTGCTGCAGCGCGGGCGCAACGAGCAGCTTCACATGCTCAACCAGGCGCTCATCGAGAACAAGCATTACGGCGTCGTCGTGACCGACGAGGCGGGTGTCGTCGTCGAGTGTAACGCGTTAAGCGTCGGCATGCTCGGTCCGGCGCTCGCGCCGAGCGTCTCGGCGCTCTCGTTCGAGCCGATCGCGGCGATTTTCCGGCACGTGCTCGAGGAGCGAACGGAACGCATGGGCGAGGAGCTCGTGTTGACGGGGCGGGAGCCGTTCGAACGCGCGATGCTGGACGTCGTGCCGATCTTCGACGGCGCCGGCCGGCTCGTGCGCGTCTTCGGTTTGCTGCGGGATATGACCGAGCGGCATAAGACCGAGGAGTTGCTCCGCAATACGGAGAAGCTGGTCGTGGCCGGTCAGCTCGCGGTCGGCATCGCGCACGAGGTGCGCAATCCGCTGACGACGGTCAAGGGATTGCTGCAGTATTCGAAATCGCGCGCCGAGCCGGCGTATTACGATTTGATCATGTCGGAGCTGGACCGGATGAATCTCATCGTCAGCGAGTTCATGATTCTCGGCAAGCCGGAGGCGCCGTCGCATCGTCCGATCGATGCAAGGGCCGTGCTGCGGGAGCTGCTGGCCATATTCGATACGCAGGCTTCGCGGAACGGGGTGGAGATCGCGACGACGGGGGTCGACGAACTGCCGCTCTCCGGCGATCCGAACCAGCTGAAGCAGGTATACTTGAATGTACTGAAGAATGCGATGGACGCTCTGCCCTTCGGCGGTCGCATCGACATTCGGTTCGAGACGTCCGGGGGCGAACGGCGCATTCGGTTCGCCGACGACGGCAAGGGAATGTCCGAGGAGACGCTGCGTCGCATCGGCGACCCGTTCTTCACGACGAAGCCGGACGGCAACGGACTCGGCATGATGATCGTGAAGCGGATCGTGGCGTCGCACGGCGGGCGCCTGTCGATCGAAAGCGAGGTCGGCCGCGGGACGGTCGTGGAGCTGGCGTTTCCGGGCGATGGATCATGA
- a CDS encoding Gmad2 immunoglobulin-like domain-containing protein — protein sequence MRRFQGFAAGLLVGAALMTAWPTLAATVKTYVATAANYPVYVNGAPYVDGERPILNVDGSTYIPLRAVGELLGAQVEWSESPRQVDIRRDVDETGNNAFRNVVVSGSAGSYTIRGEARVFEATMQYAVSDGHRYLFEKTVQVNEGAPAWSAFELKVDVPASQLPVNGTLMLELFEYSAKDGAKVNIWAVPLEGFS from the coding sequence ATGAGACGATTTCAAGGATTCGCGGCCGGCCTGCTGGTCGGCGCCGCATTGATGACGGCATGGCCGACGCTCGCGGCGACGGTGAAGACGTATGTCGCGACGGCGGCGAACTATCCGGTGTACGTGAACGGAGCGCCTTACGTCGATGGAGAACGGCCGATTCTGAACGTCGACGGCAGTACCTACATACCGCTTCGGGCGGTCGGCGAGCTGCTCGGCGCGCAGGTGGAATGGAGCGAATCGCCGCGGCAGGTGGACATTCGCCGCGACGTCGACGAGACGGGCAACAACGCGTTCCGCAACGTCGTCGTTTCCGGTTCGGCCGGCAGCTATACGATCCGGGGCGAAGCGCGCGTGTTCGAGGCGACGATGCAATACGCCGTGTCGGACGGCCACCGGTATTTGTTCGAGAAGACGGTTCAAGTGAACGAAGGGGCGCCCGCCTGGTCGGCGTTCGAGCTGAAGGTCGACGTGCCCGCGTCGCAGTTGCCCGTCAACGGAACGCTTATGCTCGAGCTGTTCGAATACAGCGCGAAGGACGGCGCCAAGGTCAACATCTGGGCCGTGCCGCTCGAAGGATTCTCGTAA